One region of Hymenobacter sediminicola genomic DNA includes:
- a CDS encoding DNA/RNA non-specific endonuclease, whose product MRFFPLLLLPLLACSQAPVENTRPPLPEGPPAIPVESGGRSVAQATTAFPETFETGSKGAYTNAEEPLSTGRWLFEDALIGSSEQDHKNGAHAARLRGQGRLRMQFDAPAGVRTIRVSSAMYGQDAAGTWELWGSIDGGRSYRRIGQPVRVQGPRLLSTTFQAGATTTPLRLEIRKTDGAATRLNIDDIALETASGAAVAGGSVATTPATPQPGTSLPPATTAQADAVVTSRDDNMALGNPSGATADVNNPTNYLLVKPQFTIGYNAQRGTPTWVSWHLNRAWMGSAPRQDDFRPDPALPRPFYQVSRNSYTGSGFDKGHNCPSADRTTDLDDNSATFLMTNMIPQAANNNQRTWSGLEEWTRSQVQRGQEVYVVMGCYGKGGTGLNGLKTTIDQGRVTVPARVWKLLVLLPEGTNDLQRIAAGQARIIAVDTPNDQSVSPDWSRYRVSVDALEAATGLDLLSKLPLAVQTRLQATADTGPVR is encoded by the coding sequence ATGCGGTTCTTCCCCCTGCTTCTGCTCCCGCTGCTGGCCTGCTCGCAGGCACCCGTTGAGAATACTCGCCCACCGCTGCCTGAGGGCCCACCGGCTATTCCAGTGGAATCGGGTGGCCGTAGCGTAGCACAAGCCACCACCGCCTTCCCCGAAACCTTCGAAACGGGCAGCAAAGGCGCCTACACCAACGCCGAAGAGCCCTTGAGCACCGGCCGCTGGCTTTTCGAGGATGCCCTCATCGGCTCTTCTGAGCAAGACCACAAAAACGGGGCACATGCTGCCCGTCTACGCGGCCAGGGTCGGCTCCGTATGCAGTTCGATGCCCCGGCCGGAGTGCGCACCATCCGGGTGAGCAGCGCCATGTATGGGCAGGATGCGGCCGGCACCTGGGAGCTGTGGGGCAGCATAGATGGTGGCCGCAGCTACCGTCGCATTGGGCAGCCGGTGCGTGTACAGGGCCCACGCCTGCTCAGCACCACCTTCCAGGCCGGTGCTACCACCACGCCGCTACGCCTCGAAATCCGCAAAACTGACGGTGCCGCCACCCGCCTCAACATCGATGATATTGCGCTGGAAACCGCCAGTGGTGCAGCCGTAGCCGGTGGCAGCGTTGCCACCACGCCTGCTACCCCGCAGCCCGGAACCTCGCTGCCGCCAGCCACCACCGCCCAGGCCGATGCCGTAGTCACGAGCCGCGACGACAACATGGCCCTTGGCAACCCCAGCGGTGCTACCGCCGACGTGAACAATCCGACCAATTACCTCCTGGTAAAACCGCAGTTCACCATCGGCTACAATGCCCAGCGTGGCACACCTACCTGGGTGAGTTGGCACCTGAACCGCGCCTGGATGGGCTCGGCACCGCGTCAGGACGACTTCCGCCCCGACCCGGCCCTACCCCGGCCGTTCTATCAGGTGAGCCGCAACAGCTACACCGGCTCCGGCTTCGACAAAGGCCACAACTGCCCCAGCGCCGACCGTACCACCGACCTCGACGACAACTCGGCTACGTTCCTGATGACCAACATGATTCCGCAGGCCGCCAACAACAACCAGCGCACCTGGTCGGGACTCGAAGAATGGACTCGCAGCCAGGTACAGCGCGGCCAGGAAGTATACGTGGTAATGGGCTGCTACGGCAAAGGCGGCACCGGCCTCAACGGTCTCAAAACCACCATCGACCAAGGCCGCGTGACCGTTCCGGCCCGCGTCTGGAAGCTGCTCGTGCTACTACCCGAAGGCACCAACGACCTGCAGCGCATTGCCGCCGGCCAGGCCCGCATCATCGCCGTAGATACGCCCAACGACCAGTCCGTTAGCCCCGACTGGAGCCGTTACCGCGTGAGCGTGGATGCGCTGGAAGCTGCCACCGGCCTCGACCTGCTCAGCAAGCTGCCCCTGGCCGTCCAAACCCGCCTGCAGGCCACCGCCGATACAGGGCCAGTGCGGTAG
- a CDS encoding M28 family peptidase, protein MNLVVINGKDLRLLLLAVLHSCLAIAHPTPKPIRKLRKALNTVDTASFKSHVQYLADDKLRGRQPGTPGYQMAVDYVVAQLQQRGVQPAGEKGTFLQTVRLRWAFTEVGSSLRLTPPTGLAALLTYGQDFTFYPNPKQTETTVEAGLVFAGFGISAPELGYDDYAGLDVKGKVVVVTRQEPTRFPDAVRLYTTDLLTVLQTAQRKGAVGVLWASVKPDAKPPEPLRGLVSVLDSAGNVAVSRSYVDGGLQLAGSINAATLQRLFVGAAQDTGRVLRALRAGQPAGVALLPRLQAMQRSRYQDMVSYNVAGKIEGTDPQLRNEYVVHTAHLDHLGVGAPIAGDSIYNGAHDNATGVATLLEMAGIYQQLKPKYKPKRSVLITLVTGEELGLLGSAYFARNPTVPKQQLVANVNTDMPTIIAPLLSVVPLGAENSSLAVPVAQAAQALGLTVEADPEPAQNRFIRSDQYSFVTQGIPALHIKYGNKTADGRNNLSELVQKWRAITYHKPQDDINGQFDFGAGRKYVQLNFLIGYLVATDAKRPTWNVGNFFGERFGKTGSPQ, encoded by the coding sequence ATGAATCTGGTTGTTATAAACGGCAAAGACCTGCGGCTTCTGCTGCTAGCTGTGCTGCATAGCTGCTTGGCTATAGCCCATCCTACGCCCAAACCAATCAGGAAGCTCCGAAAGGCCTTAAATACCGTTGATACGGCTTCTTTCAAGTCGCACGTGCAATATCTGGCCGATGATAAGCTACGGGGGCGGCAGCCGGGCACACCGGGCTACCAAATGGCAGTAGACTATGTAGTGGCCCAACTGCAGCAGCGCGGCGTGCAGCCAGCTGGCGAGAAGGGTACGTTTCTGCAAACGGTGCGGCTGCGGTGGGCCTTCACAGAAGTGGGTTCATCGTTACGCCTGACTCCGCCTACGGGCCTAGCGGCTCTGCTCACATACGGCCAAGACTTTACCTTCTATCCCAATCCCAAGCAGACGGAAACAACGGTAGAGGCAGGACTTGTTTTCGCTGGATTTGGTATCAGTGCGCCTGAGTTGGGCTACGATGACTACGCCGGGTTGGATGTGAAAGGAAAAGTGGTAGTTGTGACGCGGCAGGAGCCTACTCGTTTTCCGGACGCGGTGCGCTTGTATACTACCGACCTGCTCACGGTGCTGCAGACTGCTCAACGCAAGGGGGCAGTGGGGGTGCTGTGGGCCAGCGTGAAACCTGACGCGAAGCCACCGGAGCCGCTCCGGGGCCTGGTGAGCGTACTGGACTCGGCTGGAAATGTTGCAGTATCGAGAAGCTATGTGGACGGCGGGCTGCAACTGGCCGGCTCCATTAACGCAGCTACACTGCAGCGGCTGTTTGTGGGCGCTGCTCAGGACACAGGCCGCGTTTTGCGTGCCCTGCGAGCCGGCCAGCCTGCAGGTGTAGCCTTGCTGCCACGCCTGCAGGCAATGCAGCGCAGCCGCTACCAGGATATGGTCAGCTACAACGTGGCAGGCAAAATAGAAGGCACTGACCCGCAACTGCGCAACGAGTACGTGGTGCATACCGCTCACCTCGACCATCTTGGTGTGGGGGCACCCATTGCCGGCGACTCTATCTACAACGGTGCCCACGACAATGCTACGGGCGTTGCTACGCTGCTCGAAATGGCGGGCATCTATCAGCAATTGAAGCCGAAATACAAGCCCAAACGCTCGGTGCTGATTACGCTCGTGACGGGTGAGGAACTGGGTCTATTGGGCTCGGCGTACTTTGCCCGCAACCCCACCGTGCCAAAACAGCAGTTGGTAGCCAACGTCAATACGGATATGCCCACGATTATTGCGCCGCTGCTGTCGGTGGTGCCGCTGGGGGCCGAAAACTCTTCTTTGGCGGTTCCTGTAGCGCAGGCGGCACAGGCGTTGGGCCTCACAGTAGAAGCCGACCCTGAACCGGCCCAGAACCGTTTCATCCGCTCCGACCAGTACAGCTTCGTGACGCAGGGCATTCCGGCGCTACACATCAAGTACGGCAACAAAACCGCTGATGGCCGCAACAACCTGAGCGAGCTGGTGCAGAAATGGCGCGCCATCACCTACCACAAGCCCCAAGACGATATCAACGGCCAGTTTGACTTTGGGGCCGGTCGGAAATATGTGCAGCTCAACTTTCTGATTGGCTATCTGGTAGCCACTGACGCCAAGCGCCCCACGTGGAATGTGGGCAATTTTTTCGGGGAGCGGTTCGGTAAAACAGGTAGCCCGCAGTAG
- a CDS encoding DUF885 domain-containing protein, whose amino-acid sequence MKTLLAVASVAGAAWLTGCGDSPGRKQADTDAQPDAVFERYKTRFIDSLWYYNPEWASSQGYHRYDSLVVVPTEGRRRTEAKMLKRRGAELADFKVEELSVNNQTDWRLLQNYVQSSRFYADTLRDWQWNPANYNLGASVGEILNGRYWPLDRRLRAISHKISHAPDFYAAAEANISTPTREHTELAIQQNQGGLEVFGKALQDSIARSGLTAREKEEFANRVATTRLSIGNYIRFLKTEVLPAGKFRSFRLGEDLFSRKFSYDIQSTYSAGQVYEKALAHKQELLQDMKKRTARLWPKYFVAQPMPADSLAAVQQMISKLSEQHATQAGFVAAVKAQIPTLVQFVNDKKLLTQDPTKPLVVRETPLYMRGSGAGASISAPGPYDKAANTYYNVEPLTGQPAAQAESYLREYNQYTLQILNIHEAIPGHYTQLVYANRSPSLIKSIFGNGAMIEGWAVYAERMMLESGYGGNSDEIWLMWDKWNMRVTLNTILDHEVHVKNASEAAVVAILRRDGFQEEAEARNKWRRATLSQVQLSSYFTGYTEIYDLRQELKKSQGSAFDLKSFNEQFLSYGSAPVKYIREMMLKK is encoded by the coding sequence TTGAAAACTTTGCTGGCCGTGGCTTCAGTGGCTGGAGCTGCCTGGCTTACGGGCTGTGGCGACTCGCCGGGCCGCAAACAGGCTGATACCGATGCCCAGCCCGATGCCGTGTTTGAGCGGTACAAAACCCGCTTCATCGACTCGCTATGGTACTACAACCCTGAGTGGGCCAGCAGCCAAGGCTACCACCGCTACGACTCGCTGGTGGTGGTGCCTACCGAAGGCCGCCGCCGCACGGAGGCCAAGATGCTGAAGCGGCGTGGGGCCGAACTAGCCGATTTTAAGGTGGAAGAGCTGTCGGTGAACAATCAGACCGACTGGCGGCTACTGCAAAACTACGTGCAAAGCAGCCGCTTCTACGCCGATACACTGCGCGACTGGCAATGGAACCCGGCCAACTACAACCTGGGGGCCTCGGTGGGCGAAATCCTGAACGGCCGTTACTGGCCCCTCGACCGGCGCCTGCGGGCCATCAGCCACAAGATTTCCCACGCCCCCGATTTCTACGCCGCTGCCGAAGCCAACATCAGTACGCCCACGCGGGAGCACACCGAACTGGCTATTCAGCAGAACCAGGGCGGGCTGGAGGTGTTCGGGAAGGCACTGCAGGACTCCATTGCGCGCTCCGGCCTGACGGCACGCGAGAAGGAGGAATTTGCCAATCGGGTGGCGACCACGCGGCTCAGCATCGGCAACTATATCCGGTTCCTGAAAACGGAGGTGCTGCCGGCCGGCAAGTTCCGCAGCTTCCGGCTGGGTGAGGACTTGTTCAGCCGCAAGTTCTCTTACGACATTCAGTCCACGTACAGCGCCGGGCAAGTGTATGAGAAGGCATTGGCCCACAAGCAGGAACTGCTGCAGGACATGAAGAAGCGCACGGCGCGGCTGTGGCCCAAGTATTTCGTAGCGCAGCCGATGCCTGCCGACTCGTTGGCCGCCGTGCAGCAGATGATCAGCAAACTGTCGGAGCAGCATGCCACGCAGGCGGGCTTCGTGGCAGCCGTGAAGGCGCAGATTCCGACGCTGGTACAGTTCGTCAACGACAAGAAACTGCTCACGCAGGACCCCACCAAGCCGCTGGTGGTGCGCGAAACGCCGCTGTACATGCGCGGCAGCGGGGCGGGCGCCAGCATTTCGGCCCCCGGCCCCTACGACAAGGCCGCCAACACCTACTACAATGTGGAGCCCCTCACAGGACAGCCTGCTGCCCAGGCCGAAAGCTACCTGCGCGAGTACAACCAGTACACGCTCCAAATTTTGAACATTCACGAAGCCATTCCGGGGCACTACACGCAACTCGTGTATGCCAACCGCAGCCCTTCGCTCATCAAGTCCATCTTCGGCAATGGGGCCATGATTGAGGGCTGGGCCGTGTATGCTGAGCGCATGATGCTGGAAAGCGGCTACGGTGGCAACTCCGACGAAATTTGGTTGATGTGGGACAAGTGGAATATGCGCGTGACGCTCAACACCATCCTCGACCACGAAGTGCACGTGAAGAATGCCTCCGAAGCCGCTGTGGTAGCCATACTCCGCCGCGACGGATTTCAGGAGGAAGCCGAAGCCCGCAACAAGTGGCGCCGCGCCACGCTCAGCCAGGTGCAGCTCAGCAGCTACTTCACGGGCTACACCGAAATCTACGACCTGCGCCAGGAGCTCAAAAAGAGCCAGGGCAGTGCCTTCGACCTCAAATCGTTTAATGAGCAGTTTCTGAGCTATGGTAGCGCCCCGGTGAAGTATATCCGGGAGATGATGCTCAAGAAATAG
- a CDS encoding alpha/beta hydrolase: protein MKHCLIILLFCLGTLPGWALRPSRDYAYTPDSLSLPYRTVTIETPDHARLHSWIIEPQQGPNQHTTIVVAEGDAGNMGQLLFHARMLANVGYRVLLFDYRGFGHSSDFAIDQQRLYYPEFTTDLRAVLRYARQQFPKERTGIFGFSMGTLMATHVAATDKPDFLIGEGYVADPAALVAAIKQAKNKTVTLPAEAAAYPQLLPKIKCPMLLVAGTQDVNTPLADSTRIVQAARRRQRRELLTFEGAHGGGLMALTSKPGDYGDLYAAAVQRFLRR, encoded by the coding sequence ATGAAACACTGCCTGATCATACTGCTGTTTTGCCTGGGCACGTTACCGGGATGGGCGCTCCGGCCCAGCCGCGACTATGCTTACACTCCCGACTCGCTGAGCCTGCCGTACCGCACCGTCACGATAGAAACGCCCGACCATGCCCGGCTGCACAGTTGGATAATTGAGCCCCAACAGGGCCCGAACCAGCACACTACCATTGTAGTGGCCGAAGGCGACGCTGGCAACATGGGGCAGCTGCTGTTTCATGCCCGGATGCTGGCCAACGTAGGATACCGGGTGCTGCTCTTTGATTACCGCGGCTTCGGGCACAGCTCCGACTTTGCCATCGACCAGCAGCGGCTCTATTACCCTGAGTTTACTACTGATCTGCGGGCTGTGCTGCGCTATGCCCGGCAGCAGTTCCCGAAGGAGCGTACCGGCATCTTTGGCTTCTCGATGGGTACGCTTATGGCCACGCACGTCGCTGCCACCGATAAGCCCGATTTCCTGATTGGGGAGGGCTACGTAGCCGACCCGGCGGCACTGGTAGCCGCTATTAAGCAGGCGAAGAATAAAACGGTGACGCTACCGGCCGAGGCAGCAGCCTATCCGCAGCTACTCCCTAAAATCAAGTGCCCAATGCTGTTGGTGGCCGGCACGCAGGATGTCAATACGCCGCTAGCCGACTCTACCCGCATTGTGCAGGCCGCGCGCCGCCGCCAGCGCCGCGAGCTGCTGACATTCGAGGGAGCCCACGGCGGCGGCCTGATGGCCCTGACCTCAAAGCCCGGAGACTATGGCGACTTGTATGCAGCGGCAGTGCAGCGGTTCCTACGCAGATAA
- a CDS encoding thioredoxin family protein: MKVADRQQVRDVYDDELRQLTHEHMKVFAKFTSTNCEICELLAPPFVKFADEEEFKPILFVRLDSDENPVAKKIMQEKVAPFFVSYCQGRLLECDMLTTEADVLDMLRRLREYMPVSS, from the coding sequence ATGAAAGTTGCTGACCGCCAGCAGGTGCGTGATGTGTATGACGACGAGCTTCGCCAGCTCACGCATGAGCACATGAAAGTGTTTGCCAAGTTCACCTCCACCAATTGCGAAATATGCGAGCTGCTTGCGCCGCCTTTCGTCAAGTTTGCCGATGAGGAAGAGTTCAAACCTATCCTGTTCGTGCGCCTGGATTCAGATGAAAACCCCGTGGCTAAGAAGATTATGCAGGAAAAGGTGGCGCCTTTCTTTGTGTCGTATTGCCAGGGCCGGCTACTGGAATGTGATATGCTGACTACGGAAGCCGATGTGCTGGACATGCTGCGGCGGCTGCGGGAGTATATGCCGGTAAGCTCCTAA
- a CDS encoding nuclease A inhibitor family protein, with amino-acid sequence MPSIFSRIVSGELPAYKVAEDEHHLAFLDITPLVEGHTLVIPKREVDYIFDLPAAELAALHLFAQRVAKGVLAAVPCKRIGVAVIGLEVPHAHIHLIPMNKVADMNFANPKIKVAEDRMKELAAAISAQVPADATSRAATPDSKAAKGARETEEANEPAASSTADTATDQLQQLTKGLVYMSESDAALEPVSYSAPDGALTDAALLKAVGAAAGSKVETQELTLFLRNHTADDGVLGDPALANRFKALQMYLKQELQDVKVYRVGTGPQVQVYALGRTGSGKLAGFKTVLTET; translated from the coding sequence ATGCCTTCCATTTTCTCGCGTATCGTTTCGGGCGAGCTGCCCGCCTACAAAGTAGCCGAGGATGAGCATCATCTGGCATTTCTTGATATTACGCCGCTGGTGGAAGGCCATACGCTTGTAATTCCGAAGCGCGAAGTCGACTACATTTTCGATTTGCCGGCGGCTGAGCTAGCAGCGCTGCATCTGTTTGCACAGCGCGTAGCCAAAGGTGTGCTGGCGGCCGTGCCGTGCAAACGCATTGGGGTGGCCGTCATCGGACTGGAAGTGCCTCACGCACACATTCATCTGATTCCGATGAATAAAGTAGCCGATATGAACTTTGCCAATCCTAAAATCAAGGTGGCCGAAGACCGGATGAAGGAACTAGCCGCCGCCATCAGTGCTCAGGTACCCGCTGATGCTACCAGTCGCGCTGCTACTCCCGACTCAAAGGCTGCTAAAGGTGCCCGCGAAACTGAGGAAGCTAACGAGCCGGCAGCCTCCAGCACTGCCGATACTGCGACTGACCAGTTGCAGCAGCTGACTAAGGGCCTCGTATATATGAGTGAATCAGATGCAGCGCTGGAACCAGTGAGCTATAGCGCCCCAGACGGCGCCCTTACCGATGCTGCGCTACTGAAAGCAGTAGGGGCAGCTGCTGGCAGCAAAGTAGAAACCCAGGAGCTGACGCTGTTCCTGCGCAACCACACCGCCGACGACGGCGTGCTCGGTGACCCCGCATTGGCCAACCGCTTTAAGGCGCTGCAGATGTACCTGAAGCAGGAGTTGCAGGACGTGAAAGTGTACCGGGTGGGCACTGGGCCGCAGGTGCAGGTATATGCGCTGGGCCGCACGGGAAGCGGCAAGCTGGCCGGCTTCAAGACAGTACTGACCGAAACCTAA
- a CDS encoding AI-2E family transporter gives MSDSVYTSRQQRVLLVVCLLLLAGMVLFGLGSYITGFLGAGILYVVLRPWFAALVHQRGWNRQVVTVGLLVFALVVIILPFTALSLMLFNRIRYYATNTDISQLMAVLHAIERKIGFTFTAEQNVQTLVRQGVGWLSQRLPSVASSLLHFTVVIGLMLFTLYFMFAQEEGFLRGLRRYLPFRHDTLHELGDSLKNNVNANVLGQALISLVQAVLTGLTLWIFQVPDALFWGMVAFFMAFIPVLGTPLVWGPAAILKFTQDHTGQGVGILLVGVIVIMNIDNLLRIVLARRIGDIHPLVTLAGVILGVDIFGILGLVLGPLLLSYFIVLMRVFERENRLHSSLRKSE, from the coding sequence ATGTCCGACTCCGTTTATACGTCACGCCAGCAGCGGGTGCTGCTTGTGGTGTGCCTGCTGCTACTGGCGGGTATGGTGCTGTTTGGGCTAGGAAGCTACATCACCGGGTTTTTAGGGGCGGGCATTCTGTATGTGGTGCTACGGCCCTGGTTTGCAGCTTTGGTGCACCAGCGCGGCTGGAACCGGCAGGTCGTCACGGTGGGGCTGCTGGTATTTGCACTGGTCGTAATCATCCTGCCTTTCACGGCGCTTAGCCTGATGCTGTTCAACCGCATCCGCTACTATGCTACCAACACCGATATCAGCCAGCTTATGGCGGTGTTGCATGCCATAGAACGCAAAATTGGCTTCACGTTTACGGCCGAGCAGAACGTGCAGACCCTGGTGCGGCAGGGCGTGGGCTGGCTCAGTCAGCGGCTGCCTTCCGTAGCCAGCAGCCTGCTGCATTTCACCGTTGTTATCGGGCTGATGCTGTTTACGCTCTACTTCATGTTTGCGCAGGAGGAAGGTTTTCTGCGCGGTTTGCGCCGCTATCTGCCTTTCCGCCACGACACCTTGCATGAGCTGGGCGACTCACTCAAGAACAATGTGAATGCCAACGTGCTGGGCCAAGCACTCATTTCGTTGGTGCAAGCTGTTCTCACGGGCCTCACCCTCTGGATTTTCCAAGTTCCCGACGCTCTGTTTTGGGGAATGGTGGCCTTTTTTATGGCCTTCATTCCGGTGTTGGGCACGCCGCTCGTATGGGGGCCGGCCGCCATTCTCAAGTTCACGCAAGACCATACTGGCCAGGGCGTAGGCATTCTGCTGGTCGGTGTCATTGTCATCATGAACATCGACAACCTGCTACGCATCGTGCTGGCCCGCCGCATCGGCGACATTCACCCGCTTGTTACGCTGGCCGGCGTAATTCTGGGCGTCGATATTTTCGGTATTCTGGGCTTAGTTCTCGGGCCACTGCTGCTCTCCTATTTCATTGTGTTGATGCGGGTGTTTGAGCGCGAAAACCGCTTGCACTCTTCGCTCAGGAAATCAGAATAG
- the greA gene encoding transcription elongation factor GreA produces the protein MATINYYTAEGLQKLKDELQDLKIRGRAEAAEALREARDKGDLSENAEYDAAKEAQGLLELKISKLEEVVGNARILDESGLDLTKVLIMSKVKLKNLKNNMVLDYTLVAEEEANLAAGKISVKSPIGKGLLGKSAGDTAEITVPAGKLQFEILEISR, from the coding sequence ATGGCCACCATCAACTATTACACTGCCGAAGGCCTGCAAAAACTCAAGGACGAACTGCAGGATCTGAAAATCCGCGGCCGGGCCGAAGCAGCCGAAGCGCTGCGCGAAGCCCGTGATAAAGGCGACCTGAGCGAAAACGCGGAGTATGACGCGGCGAAGGAAGCACAGGGCCTGCTGGAGCTGAAAATTTCCAAACTAGAGGAAGTGGTGGGCAACGCCCGCATCCTCGATGAGTCGGGCCTGGACCTCACCAAAGTGCTTATTATGAGCAAGGTGAAACTTAAAAATCTGAAAAACAACATGGTGCTCGACTACACGCTTGTAGCGGAAGAAGAGGCCAACCTAGCCGCCGGCAAAATCTCCGTGAAGTCGCCTATCGGTAAGGGTTTGCTGGGCAAGTCGGCTGGCGATACCGCAGAAATTACGGTGCCGGCTGGTAAGCTGCAGTTTGAGATACTGGAAATCAGCCGCTAA
- a CDS encoding YdcF family protein encodes MFFLLSKVLDFLLLPVVWLLVLLVAALLTRRPGRQRRLLLVTLVLLVLGTNNALVNEALLAWELPPVGLRELPRHADAAILLTGITNTGKSPHDRVYLHDGADRLTNALWLWRAGRVRYILVSGGSGAVFRKAHTEAEDLITLLHLAGVPDSVLIREDKSRNTRENALFTQRIVQARPELDTLLLVTSAFHQRRALGCFARVGLQPQPFPAGFFSSNRAASPDYWLVPSSDALDRWSLLLHEISGYAVYKVLGYL; translated from the coding sequence GTGTTTTTCCTGCTTTCCAAGGTCCTCGACTTTCTGTTGCTGCCGGTTGTATGGCTACTGGTGCTCTTGGTAGCCGCTTTGCTCACGCGCCGTCCGGGCCGGCAGCGCCGGTTGCTGCTGGTCACACTGGTGCTGCTGGTGCTGGGCACCAACAACGCACTGGTAAACGAGGCGCTATTGGCGTGGGAGTTACCGCCAGTGGGCCTGCGTGAGCTGCCGCGCCATGCCGACGCAGCCATACTGCTTACCGGCATCACCAATACAGGTAAGTCGCCGCACGACCGGGTGTATCTGCACGATGGAGCCGACCGGCTGACGAATGCGCTGTGGCTGTGGCGGGCTGGGCGGGTGCGCTATATTCTGGTGTCGGGTGGCTCGGGAGCAGTGTTTCGGAAAGCGCACACCGAAGCGGAGGATCTTATTACGCTACTCCATCTGGCTGGCGTCCCCGATTCGGTACTTATTCGGGAAGACAAGAGCCGCAACACCCGCGAAAACGCTCTGTTCACGCAACGTATCGTGCAGGCCCGCCCCGAATTGGATACGTTACTGTTGGTGACTTCCGCTTTTCACCAGCGCCGCGCTCTGGGGTGCTTCGCCCGGGTGGGCCTGCAGCCGCAGCCCTTTCCGGCCGGCTTCTTTAGCTCCAACCGTGCAGCCAGCCCCGACTATTGGCTGGTGCCTTCCTCCGATGCACTGGACCGCTGGAGCCTGCTTCTGCACGAAATCAGCGGGTACGCAGTGTATAAGGTGCTGGGGTATCTGTAG
- a CDS encoding MFS transporter, with product MLTLRLPALESRPPRQIYRAAVGVLFFLMGLTFATWASRIPTIQQQLGISEARLGLLLLAAPVGSLASLPVAGWLVARLGSRRVVLGGIVGYALGLVALGLATSVVPLVAGLVLFGFVSNLSNIAVNTQAVGVEMLHRKSIMASFHGLWSLAGFAGAALGTFMIGNGVQPLAHFILVGAVVVAGVVLSSTSIRPRDAGAGSADAPLFVLPDKSLLLLGVLAFCSMICEGAMFDWSGVYFRKVVHAEKAWIGAGYTAFMCTMAGGRFIADWFAHRFGLRRTLEISGLLTAAGLLLAVALPALPTAILGFLLVGFGVSSVVPLVYGAAGRSTQMPPSLALAAVSTVGFLGFLFGPPLIGIVAGFTSLRVSFSIIAMLGLCIAALASRAKL from the coding sequence ATGCTTACGCTTCGTCTTCCTGCATTAGAGTCCCGCCCGCCCCGCCAGATTTACCGGGCGGCCGTGGGGGTGTTGTTTTTTCTGATGGGCCTCACCTTTGCTACCTGGGCCTCTCGCATTCCTACTATTCAGCAGCAACTAGGCATTTCGGAGGCCCGACTGGGGCTACTTCTGCTGGCGGCCCCGGTTGGTTCCTTGGCCTCCTTGCCGGTGGCGGGCTGGCTGGTGGCACGGCTGGGTAGCCGCCGGGTAGTGCTGGGCGGTATTGTGGGCTACGCGTTGGGGCTGGTGGCGCTGGGGCTGGCTACGTCGGTGGTGCCGCTGGTGGCAGGCCTAGTCTTATTCGGCTTCGTGTCTAACCTCTCCAACATTGCCGTTAATACCCAGGCAGTAGGCGTGGAAATGCTGCACCGCAAGTCCATTATGGCCTCTTTCCACGGCCTCTGGAGTCTGGCCGGCTTTGCCGGCGCAGCGCTAGGCACGTTCATGATTGGCAACGGGGTGCAGCCGCTGGCGCATTTCATCCTGGTGGGTGCGGTGGTGGTGGCCGGCGTAGTCCTGAGCAGCACCTCCATTCGCCCCCGCGACGCCGGTGCCGGCTCTGCCGATGCCCCCCTGTTCGTGCTACCCGACAAATCGTTGCTGCTGCTGGGCGTGCTGGCATTCTGCTCCATGATTTGTGAGGGCGCCATGTTCGACTGGAGCGGGGTGTACTTCCGCAAAGTGGTGCACGCCGAAAAGGCCTGGATTGGGGCCGGCTATACGGCCTTTATGTGCACTATGGCCGGAGGCCGCTTCATTGCCGACTGGTTTGCGCACCGATTCGGCTTGCGCCGCACGCTGGAAATCAGTGGCTTGCTCACGGCAGCCGGGCTGCTGCTGGCCGTGGCTTTGCCAGCGCTGCCTACGGCTATTCTGGGTTTCCTGCTGGTAGGCTTTGGGGTATCGTCGGTGGTGCCGCTGGTGTATGGTGCAGCTGGCCGCTCTACCCAGATGCCCCCAAGCTTAGCGCTGGCCGCCGTGTCTACGGTAGGATTTCTTGGGTTCCTATTCGGCCCGCCCCTGATTGGCATTGTGGCTGGCTTCACTAGTTTGCGGGTGTCGTTTTCAATTATTGCTATGCTGGGCCTGTGTATTGCCGCGCTGGCCAGCCGCGCTAAGCTGTAG